The Phalacrocorax carbo chromosome 21, bPhaCar2.1, whole genome shotgun sequence genome has a window encoding:
- the BCL9L gene encoding B-cell CLL/lymphoma 9-like protein isoform X1: MHPDNKLPSHGKAGSSGAPAQHHNVSQAPTCNLGSKGVGAGSHGGKATQISPGNSGLKNSQNTVPNFSSLKGKVKRERSISVDSGEQREASTPSQDAESKGEVAPRSKRRCVLERKQPYSGDEWCSGPDSEEDDKPISSAHNCNVADPAMSTASQLGPGSNPLPTLNESSSSSVPHGAAPGLRSDAAGGGGGGTGKQPSQFVYVFTTHLANTAAEAVLQGRADSILAYHQQNVPRAKLDQAPAPKVLGVAEPLPINPPPANTPQSQPPAPQASQPQPQPPPPQPPPPPQTISQTPLPAPSSLPQEGTNEDVRRDLTPNSLGNNSGGNQPGSNHPNTPTASANTMQPGQVDSSATSSSSLLGEGPGPGMPGNGQAGLGPRNPLNSEGLSKEQLEHRERSLQTLRDIERLLLRSGEAEPFMKSGQNAGEGGTAPQPQAAPAQPPVPPASMKKYEEPLQSMISQTQSLGGPGLEHEVPHHPGADMGQQMNMMMQRLNQDSLTPEQVAWRKLQEEYYEEKRRKEEQISIHGRPMQEIMIPQSMGSMMMRGPPPPYHSKPGEQWPPGMGSQLRGPIDVQDPMQLRGGPPFPGPRFPGNQMQRVSGFGGMQNMPLDALGPMNAMQRPVRPGMGWSDDMPPMGGPGNFPQGTLPYPSGQGDPERFMNPRAREEILRHQLMEKRPVAMQRPMGMSGNSMSQGMEMERMIQAHRQMDPSMFAGQITGDSLSSAPMGMDFAGTRGMLSPTMSQSGLRDMDAPMGPGNLNMNMNVNMNMNMNLNVQMTPQQQMMMSQKMRGPDMMAHQGMSPEELARARAQNGNGTAMLGGAQKMMIPSQFPNQGQQGFSSGQGPYPNMPQEMGSGSDMFSPEQGTMPVGSIGGTTRLSHIPLPPASNPAPAQGGSLANMHPAPSRGLGRRPSDLTINISQMNSPSMGHLKSPTLSQVHSPLVTSPSANLKSPQTPSQMVSMPPSNQSGPLKSPQVMSSSLNVRSPTGSPSRLKSPSMAVPSPGWVPSPKATMPSPGVNPSKQTLSMNSSTSMGGLDQGSLPSGPRSSNSAPASNTSSTMNPNMPFTSSPDPSPSQNPLSLMMSQMSKYAMPSSTPLYHNAIKTIATSDDELLPDRPMLPPGSMSGVTGNQPNQLHLNSVGPGSSQSPMGMNLPGQQPLSHEPPPTSMMSSPNPLGSNIPMHPSAPGAGVPPQNPMMLPPGPQDSLNQQCGPVPNSSQMIPSNQLVFPRMQQPHNAMPSPAGGMPMAPGGGGGPGMQQHYPPGMPLPPEDLPSQQPSQMPPQQHMMGKNIPPRIGEPYPPVLPGVASVLNDPELSEVIRPTPTGIPEFDLSRIIPSEKPSSTLQYFPKSDSQAPKSQPSNLHLMNLQNMMAEQPPVRPGMNAPSLPGQQGVQRGLGMPMCHPGQVPMLGRTGIPPQQGMMGNSMHQGMMSPQQSLMAQQNFMLMQAKQRSMSVSGEMYAQTGHMMSPQGSLMGPPPQQNLMVTHQMRQRSVSLDSQMSYIPGPGNMANLPF, translated from the exons ATGCACCCTGACAACAAACTGCCCAGCCATggcaaggcaggcagcagcggTGCCCCGGCCCAGCACCACAATGTGAGCCAAGCACCCACCTGCAATCTGGGCTCTAAGGGTGTGGGGGCGGGCAGCCATGGCGGCAAGGCCACTCAGATCTCCCCTGGCAACTCTGGACTGAAAAACAGCCAGAACACTGTCCCAAACTTCAGCTCCTTGAAGGGCAAGGTGAAACGGGAACGAAGCATCTCGGTGGACTCCGGAGAACAGCGAGAAGCCAGCACCCCTTCGCAGGACGCAGAATCAAAAG GTGAGGTGGCTCCCCGTAGCAAGCGGCGGTGTGTGCTGGAGAGGAAGCAGCCGTACAGTGGGGACGAATGGTGCTCTGGGCCGGACAGCGAGGAAGACGACAAGCCCATCAGCAGTGCACACA ATTGTAATGTAGCAGATCCTGCGATGTCCACGGCCTCGCAGCTTGGCCCAGGGTCCAACCCGCTGCCGACCCTGAACGAGAGCAGTTCTTCCAGCGTGCCTCATGGTGCTGCCCCCGGCTTACGGTCAGACGCCGCAggaggcggaggcggcgggACGGGAAAGCAGCCTTCACAGTTTGTTTACGTCTTTACAACGCACCTTGCTAACAC AGCTGCGGAAGCTGTCCTGCAGGGCCGAGCTGACTCCATTCTGGCCTACCATCAGCAGAACGTCCCACGGGCAAAGCTAGACCAG GCGCCAGCTCCTAAAGTGCTGGGGGTCGCTGAGCCGCTTCCCATTAACCCCCCTCCTGCCAACACTCCGCAGTCCCAGCCACCGGCACCTCAAGCGAGTCAGCCGCAGCCGCAGCCTCCCCCGCCGCAGCCTCCGCCTCCACCGCAGACCATCAGTCAAACACCTTTGCCTGCGCCCAGCAGCCTGCCCCAGGAAGGGACAAATGAAGATGTCCGGAGAGATCTGACTCCCAACTCTTTGGGGAACAACAGCGGCGGCAACCAGCCTGGAAGTAACCACCCAAATACGCCCACCGCCTCTGCCAACACCATGCAGCCTGGGCAAGTGGACTCCTCTGCCACGTCCAGCTCCAGCCTCCTCGGGGAGGGCCCGGGCCCGGGGATGCCAGGGAATGGGCAGGCAGGCCTGGGCCCCAGGAACCCCCTGAACTCGGAAGGGCTCTCgaaggagcagctggagcaccGAGAGCGCTCTCTGCAGACCCTGCGGGACATTGAGCGTCTGCTGCTGCGCAGCGGGGAGGCCGAGCCCTTCATGAAGTCTGGCCAAAATGCGGGTGAGGGCGGGACTGCCCCTCAGCCGcaggctgcccctgcccagccccctgtgccccccgcCAGCATGAAGAAGTATGAAGAGCCTCTGCAGTCCATGATCTCCCAGACCCAGAGCCTTGGTGGGCCCGGTCTGGAACACGAGGTGCCCCACCACCCAGGTGCTGACATGGGGCAGCAGATGAACATGATGATGCAGCGGCTGAACCAGGACAGCCTGACACCGGAGCAAGTGGCCTGGAGGAAGTTGCAGGAAGAGTACTACGAGGAAAAGCGACGGAAGGAGGAGCAGATCAGCATCCACGGCCGGCCCATGCAGGAGATCATGATCCCGCAGTCGATGGGGAGCATGATGATGCGTGGGCCCCCGCCACCCTACCACAGCAAGCCTGGAGAACAGTGGCCGCCAGGGATGGGCAGCCAGCTGCGGGGACCCATAGATGTGCAGGACCCCATGCAGCTGCGGGGAGGGCCACCCTTCCCAGGGCCACGGTTCCCTGGGAACCAAATGCAGAGAGTCTCTGGCTTCGGAGGGATGCAGAACATGCCCTTGGATGCTCTCGGCCCCATGAACGCCATGCAGAGGCCAGTCAGACCTGGCATGGGATGGAGCGACGATATGCCTCCTATGGGAGGCCCCGGGAACTTTCCGCAAGGCACCCTGCCCTACCCGTCGGGGCAAGGGGACCCTGAAAGGTTCATGAATCCCCGTGCCAGGGAGGAGATCCTGCGGCATCAGCTGATGGAGAAACGCCCGGTGGCAATGCAGAGGCCCATGGGGATGTCCGGCAACTCCATGAGCCAGGGCATGGAAATGGAGAGGATGATACAGGCTCACAGGCAGATGGATCCATCCATGTTTGCAGGGCAGATAACGGGGGACAGTCTGAGCAGCGCCCCGATGGGAATGGATTTTGCAGGCACGCGGGGGATGCTGAGCCCCACTATGAGTCAGTCGGGCCTTCGGGACATGGACGCGCCCATGGGCCCTGGCAACCTCAACATGAACATGAATGTCAACATGAACATGAACATGAACCTCAACGTCCAGATGACTCCGCAGCAGCAGATGATGATGTCGCAGAAGATGAGGGGCCCCGATATGATGGCCCACCAGGGCATGAGCCctgaggagctggccagggcgAGGGCTCAGAACGGCAACGGCACTGCAATGCTGGGGGGGGCCCAGAAAATGATGATTCCCTCTCAGTTCCCCAACCAAGGACAGCAAGGCTTCTCGAGCGGGCAAGGGCCTTACCCCAACATGCCTCAGGAGATGGGCAGCGGCTCGGACATGTTCAGCCCTGAGCAGGGCACCATGCCCGTTGGGAGCATCGGCGGCACCACCAGGCTCAGCCACATCCCTCTGCCTCCGGCCTCCAACCCCGCTCCTGCGCAAGGGGGAAGCCTGGCCAACATGCACCCGGCACCTTCCCGGGGGCTGGGCCGCCGGCCCTCTGACCTCACCATCAACATCAGCCAGATGAACTCCCCCAGCATGGGTCACCTCAAGTCTCCCACCCTCAGCCAGGTGCACTCGCCGCTGGTCACCTCCCCCTCTGCCAACCTCAAGTCCCCCCAGACACCCTCGCAGATGGTCAGCATGCCACCTTCAAACCAGTCTGGACCCCTCAAGTCCCCCCAGGTGATGAGCTCCTCGCTTAACGTCCGGTCTCCGACTGGCTCACCGAGCCGCCTGAAGTCCCCTTCTATGGCTGTTCCTTCCCCCGGTTGGGTGCCCTCTCCCAAAGCCACCATGCCCAGCCCCGGGGTCAACCCGAGCAAGCAGACCCTCAGCATGAACTCGTCTACTTCCATGGGAGGACTGGACCAGG GTTCTCTCCCCTCTGGGCCTCGGAGCAGCAATTCCGCGCCAGCCAGTAACACCTCTAGCACCATGAATCCCAACATGCCTTTTACTTCCTCTCCAGATCCATCCCCCTCCCAGAACCCCCTCTCGCTGATGATGTCCCAGATGTCCAAGTATGCCATGCCCAGCTCCACACCGCTTTACCACAATGCCATCAAAACCATCGCCACCTCTGATGATGAGCTGCTGCCGGACAGGCCTATGCTCCCGCCTGGAAGCATGTCAG GTGTGACGGGGAATCAGCCGAATCAACTGCACTTGAACTCCGTGGGGCCTGGATCCTCTCAGAGTCCCATGGGAATGAACCTGCCTGGtcagcagcccctctcccacGAACCGCCCCCCACCTCCATGATGTCCTCCCCGAACCCCCTGGGCTCCAACATTCCTATGCACCCGAGTGCGCCAGGGGCGGGCGTGCCCCCCCAGAACCCCATGATGCTGCCCCCGGGGCCCCAGGACTCGTTGAACCAGCAGTGCGGCCCCGTGCCCAACAGTTCGCAGATGATTCCTTCCAACCAGCTCGTGTTCCCCCGCatgcagcagccccacaacgCCATGCCGTCTCCTGCCGGAGGCATGCCCATGGCCCCCGGCGGGGGAGGCGGccctgggatgcagcagcaTTACCCGCCGGGGATGCCCTTGCCGCCTGAGGAccttccctcccagcagcccAGCCAGATGCCCCCTCAGCAGCACATGATGGGCAAGAACATCCCTCCTCGGATCGGTGAGCCCTACCCGCCCGTGCTTCCTGGGGTGGCGTCGGTGCTGAACGACCCCGAGCTCAGCGAGGTCATCCGCCCCACGCCCACGGGTATCCCCGAGTTTGACCTGTCCAGGATCATCCCGTCAGAGAAGCCAAGCAGCACCTTGCAGTATTTCCCCAAGAGCGACAGCCAAGCGCCCAAATCGCAGCCTTCCAACCTCCACCTCATGAACCTGCAGAACATGATGGCTGAGCAGCCCCCGGTGCGGCCAGGCATGAAcgcccccagcctccccgggcAGCAGGGCGTGCAGAGGGGACTCGGCATGCCCATGTGCCATCCCGGACAAGTGCCCATGCTGGGCAGGACAGGCATACCGCCCCAGCAAGGCATGATGGGCAACAGCATGCACCAGGGCATGATGTCTCCGCAGCAGAGCCTGATGGCCCAGCAGAATTTCATGCTGATGCAGGCCAAGCAGAGGAGCATGTCTGTCTCGGGGGAGATGTACGCTCAGACGGGACACATGATGTCACCTCAGGGCTCTCTCATGGGGCCCCCGCCTCAGCAGAACCTCATGGTCACACACCAGATGAGGCAGAGGAGTGTCTCCCTGGACAGCCAGATGAGTTACATCCCCGGGCCGGGGAACATGGCGAACCTGCCCTTCTAA
- the BCL9L gene encoding B-cell CLL/lymphoma 9-like protein isoform X2, which produces MHPDNKLPSHGKAGSSGAPAQHHNVSQAPTCNLGSKGVGAGSHGGKATQISPGNSGLKNSQNTVPNFSSLKGKVKRERSISVDSGEQREASTPSQDAESKGEVAPRSKRRCVLERKQPYSGDEWCSGPDSEEDDKPISSAHNCNVADPAMSTASQLGPGSNPLPTLNESSSSSVPHGAAPGLRSDAAGGGGGGTGKQPSQFVYVFTTHLANTAAEAVLQGRADSILAYHQQNVPRAKLDQAPAPKVLGVAEPLPINPPPANTPQSQPPAPQASQPQPQPPPPQPPPPPQTISQTPLPAPSSLPQEGTNEDVRRDLTPNSLGNNSGGNQPGSNHPNTPTASANTMQPGQVDSSATSSSSLLGEGPGPGMPGNGQAGLGPRNPLNSEGLSKEQLEHRERSLQTLRDIERLLLRSGEAEPFMKSGQNAGEGGTAPQPQAAPAQPPVPPASMKKYEEPLQSMISQTQSLGGPGLEHEVPHHPGADMGQQMNMMMQRLNQDSLTPEQVAWRKLQEEYYEEKRRKEEQISIHGRPMQEIMIPQSMGSMMMRGPPPPYHSKPGEQWPPGMGSQLRGPIDVQDPMQLRGGPPFPGPRFPGNQMQRVSGFGGMQNMPLDALGPMNAMQRPVRPGMGWSDDMPPMGGPGNFPQGTLPYPSGQGDPERFMNPRAREEILRHQLMEKRPVAMQRPMGMSGNSMSQGMEMERMIQAHRQMDPSMFAGQITGDSLSSAPMGMDFAGTRGMLSPTMSQSGLRDMDAPMGPGNLNMNMNVNMNMNMNLNVQMTPQQQMMMSQKMRGPDMMAHQGMSPEELARARAQNGNGTAMLGGAQKMMIPSQFPNQGQQGFSSGQGPYPNMPQEMGSGSDMFSPEQGTMPVGSIGGTTRLSHIPLPPASNPAPAQGGSLANMHPAPSRGLGRRPSDLTINISQMNSPSMGHLKSPTLSQVHSPLVTSPSANLKSPQTPSQMVSMPPSNQSGPLKSPQVMSSSLNVRSPTGSPSRLKSPSMAVPSPGWVPSPKATMPSPGVNPSKQTLSMNSSTSMGGLDQDPSPSQNPLSLMMSQMSKYAMPSSTPLYHNAIKTIATSDDELLPDRPMLPPGSMSGVTGNQPNQLHLNSVGPGSSQSPMGMNLPGQQPLSHEPPPTSMMSSPNPLGSNIPMHPSAPGAGVPPQNPMMLPPGPQDSLNQQCGPVPNSSQMIPSNQLVFPRMQQPHNAMPSPAGGMPMAPGGGGGPGMQQHYPPGMPLPPEDLPSQQPSQMPPQQHMMGKNIPPRIGEPYPPVLPGVASVLNDPELSEVIRPTPTGIPEFDLSRIIPSEKPSSTLQYFPKSDSQAPKSQPSNLHLMNLQNMMAEQPPVRPGMNAPSLPGQQGVQRGLGMPMCHPGQVPMLGRTGIPPQQGMMGNSMHQGMMSPQQSLMAQQNFMLMQAKQRSMSVSGEMYAQTGHMMSPQGSLMGPPPQQNLMVTHQMRQRSVSLDSQMSYIPGPGNMANLPF; this is translated from the exons ATGCACCCTGACAACAAACTGCCCAGCCATggcaaggcaggcagcagcggTGCCCCGGCCCAGCACCACAATGTGAGCCAAGCACCCACCTGCAATCTGGGCTCTAAGGGTGTGGGGGCGGGCAGCCATGGCGGCAAGGCCACTCAGATCTCCCCTGGCAACTCTGGACTGAAAAACAGCCAGAACACTGTCCCAAACTTCAGCTCCTTGAAGGGCAAGGTGAAACGGGAACGAAGCATCTCGGTGGACTCCGGAGAACAGCGAGAAGCCAGCACCCCTTCGCAGGACGCAGAATCAAAAG GTGAGGTGGCTCCCCGTAGCAAGCGGCGGTGTGTGCTGGAGAGGAAGCAGCCGTACAGTGGGGACGAATGGTGCTCTGGGCCGGACAGCGAGGAAGACGACAAGCCCATCAGCAGTGCACACA ATTGTAATGTAGCAGATCCTGCGATGTCCACGGCCTCGCAGCTTGGCCCAGGGTCCAACCCGCTGCCGACCCTGAACGAGAGCAGTTCTTCCAGCGTGCCTCATGGTGCTGCCCCCGGCTTACGGTCAGACGCCGCAggaggcggaggcggcgggACGGGAAAGCAGCCTTCACAGTTTGTTTACGTCTTTACAACGCACCTTGCTAACAC AGCTGCGGAAGCTGTCCTGCAGGGCCGAGCTGACTCCATTCTGGCCTACCATCAGCAGAACGTCCCACGGGCAAAGCTAGACCAG GCGCCAGCTCCTAAAGTGCTGGGGGTCGCTGAGCCGCTTCCCATTAACCCCCCTCCTGCCAACACTCCGCAGTCCCAGCCACCGGCACCTCAAGCGAGTCAGCCGCAGCCGCAGCCTCCCCCGCCGCAGCCTCCGCCTCCACCGCAGACCATCAGTCAAACACCTTTGCCTGCGCCCAGCAGCCTGCCCCAGGAAGGGACAAATGAAGATGTCCGGAGAGATCTGACTCCCAACTCTTTGGGGAACAACAGCGGCGGCAACCAGCCTGGAAGTAACCACCCAAATACGCCCACCGCCTCTGCCAACACCATGCAGCCTGGGCAAGTGGACTCCTCTGCCACGTCCAGCTCCAGCCTCCTCGGGGAGGGCCCGGGCCCGGGGATGCCAGGGAATGGGCAGGCAGGCCTGGGCCCCAGGAACCCCCTGAACTCGGAAGGGCTCTCgaaggagcagctggagcaccGAGAGCGCTCTCTGCAGACCCTGCGGGACATTGAGCGTCTGCTGCTGCGCAGCGGGGAGGCCGAGCCCTTCATGAAGTCTGGCCAAAATGCGGGTGAGGGCGGGACTGCCCCTCAGCCGcaggctgcccctgcccagccccctgtgccccccgcCAGCATGAAGAAGTATGAAGAGCCTCTGCAGTCCATGATCTCCCAGACCCAGAGCCTTGGTGGGCCCGGTCTGGAACACGAGGTGCCCCACCACCCAGGTGCTGACATGGGGCAGCAGATGAACATGATGATGCAGCGGCTGAACCAGGACAGCCTGACACCGGAGCAAGTGGCCTGGAGGAAGTTGCAGGAAGAGTACTACGAGGAAAAGCGACGGAAGGAGGAGCAGATCAGCATCCACGGCCGGCCCATGCAGGAGATCATGATCCCGCAGTCGATGGGGAGCATGATGATGCGTGGGCCCCCGCCACCCTACCACAGCAAGCCTGGAGAACAGTGGCCGCCAGGGATGGGCAGCCAGCTGCGGGGACCCATAGATGTGCAGGACCCCATGCAGCTGCGGGGAGGGCCACCCTTCCCAGGGCCACGGTTCCCTGGGAACCAAATGCAGAGAGTCTCTGGCTTCGGAGGGATGCAGAACATGCCCTTGGATGCTCTCGGCCCCATGAACGCCATGCAGAGGCCAGTCAGACCTGGCATGGGATGGAGCGACGATATGCCTCCTATGGGAGGCCCCGGGAACTTTCCGCAAGGCACCCTGCCCTACCCGTCGGGGCAAGGGGACCCTGAAAGGTTCATGAATCCCCGTGCCAGGGAGGAGATCCTGCGGCATCAGCTGATGGAGAAACGCCCGGTGGCAATGCAGAGGCCCATGGGGATGTCCGGCAACTCCATGAGCCAGGGCATGGAAATGGAGAGGATGATACAGGCTCACAGGCAGATGGATCCATCCATGTTTGCAGGGCAGATAACGGGGGACAGTCTGAGCAGCGCCCCGATGGGAATGGATTTTGCAGGCACGCGGGGGATGCTGAGCCCCACTATGAGTCAGTCGGGCCTTCGGGACATGGACGCGCCCATGGGCCCTGGCAACCTCAACATGAACATGAATGTCAACATGAACATGAACATGAACCTCAACGTCCAGATGACTCCGCAGCAGCAGATGATGATGTCGCAGAAGATGAGGGGCCCCGATATGATGGCCCACCAGGGCATGAGCCctgaggagctggccagggcgAGGGCTCAGAACGGCAACGGCACTGCAATGCTGGGGGGGGCCCAGAAAATGATGATTCCCTCTCAGTTCCCCAACCAAGGACAGCAAGGCTTCTCGAGCGGGCAAGGGCCTTACCCCAACATGCCTCAGGAGATGGGCAGCGGCTCGGACATGTTCAGCCCTGAGCAGGGCACCATGCCCGTTGGGAGCATCGGCGGCACCACCAGGCTCAGCCACATCCCTCTGCCTCCGGCCTCCAACCCCGCTCCTGCGCAAGGGGGAAGCCTGGCCAACATGCACCCGGCACCTTCCCGGGGGCTGGGCCGCCGGCCCTCTGACCTCACCATCAACATCAGCCAGATGAACTCCCCCAGCATGGGTCACCTCAAGTCTCCCACCCTCAGCCAGGTGCACTCGCCGCTGGTCACCTCCCCCTCTGCCAACCTCAAGTCCCCCCAGACACCCTCGCAGATGGTCAGCATGCCACCTTCAAACCAGTCTGGACCCCTCAAGTCCCCCCAGGTGATGAGCTCCTCGCTTAACGTCCGGTCTCCGACTGGCTCACCGAGCCGCCTGAAGTCCCCTTCTATGGCTGTTCCTTCCCCCGGTTGGGTGCCCTCTCCCAAAGCCACCATGCCCAGCCCCGGGGTCAACCCGAGCAAGCAGACCCTCAGCATGAACTCGTCTACTTCCATGGGAGGACTGGACCAGG ATCCATCCCCCTCCCAGAACCCCCTCTCGCTGATGATGTCCCAGATGTCCAAGTATGCCATGCCCAGCTCCACACCGCTTTACCACAATGCCATCAAAACCATCGCCACCTCTGATGATGAGCTGCTGCCGGACAGGCCTATGCTCCCGCCTGGAAGCATGTCAG GTGTGACGGGGAATCAGCCGAATCAACTGCACTTGAACTCCGTGGGGCCTGGATCCTCTCAGAGTCCCATGGGAATGAACCTGCCTGGtcagcagcccctctcccacGAACCGCCCCCCACCTCCATGATGTCCTCCCCGAACCCCCTGGGCTCCAACATTCCTATGCACCCGAGTGCGCCAGGGGCGGGCGTGCCCCCCCAGAACCCCATGATGCTGCCCCCGGGGCCCCAGGACTCGTTGAACCAGCAGTGCGGCCCCGTGCCCAACAGTTCGCAGATGATTCCTTCCAACCAGCTCGTGTTCCCCCGCatgcagcagccccacaacgCCATGCCGTCTCCTGCCGGAGGCATGCCCATGGCCCCCGGCGGGGGAGGCGGccctgggatgcagcagcaTTACCCGCCGGGGATGCCCTTGCCGCCTGAGGAccttccctcccagcagcccAGCCAGATGCCCCCTCAGCAGCACATGATGGGCAAGAACATCCCTCCTCGGATCGGTGAGCCCTACCCGCCCGTGCTTCCTGGGGTGGCGTCGGTGCTGAACGACCCCGAGCTCAGCGAGGTCATCCGCCCCACGCCCACGGGTATCCCCGAGTTTGACCTGTCCAGGATCATCCCGTCAGAGAAGCCAAGCAGCACCTTGCAGTATTTCCCCAAGAGCGACAGCCAAGCGCCCAAATCGCAGCCTTCCAACCTCCACCTCATGAACCTGCAGAACATGATGGCTGAGCAGCCCCCGGTGCGGCCAGGCATGAAcgcccccagcctccccgggcAGCAGGGCGTGCAGAGGGGACTCGGCATGCCCATGTGCCATCCCGGACAAGTGCCCATGCTGGGCAGGACAGGCATACCGCCCCAGCAAGGCATGATGGGCAACAGCATGCACCAGGGCATGATGTCTCCGCAGCAGAGCCTGATGGCCCAGCAGAATTTCATGCTGATGCAGGCCAAGCAGAGGAGCATGTCTGTCTCGGGGGAGATGTACGCTCAGACGGGACACATGATGTCACCTCAGGGCTCTCTCATGGGGCCCCCGCCTCAGCAGAACCTCATGGTCACACACCAGATGAGGCAGAGGAGTGTCTCCCTGGACAGCCAGATGAGTTACATCCCCGGGCCGGGGAACATGGCGAACCTGCCCTTCTAA